The genomic DNA TGCGCGCGTCGGTGTCGACGCCGAGGTACCGCCCGGAATCGATCCCCCACGAGCGGAGCCGAGAGACCGTGACGCCGGTTCCGCACCCGGCCTCGACGATTCGGGGATCCGACGGGAGCGCGGCGAGCAGGCGCTCCCGAACGCGTCGCGAGAGGGCCCGGTCGTCGACCGAACGCTTCGATTCGAGGTATCTAGGTCGCGCGTGGTTCATCGGCCCGACCACCGACCGGGGGCCGTCATTCCCCGAGCCGGCGGCTGTGGCTGGCCCAGGAGACGTCGTCCTCCCAGATCCGGACGGTCAGCCCCGTCGGGTTGGGATCGGCCAGCGCCTCGACCACGCGGTCGCCGAACAGTCGGGCGAAGTGCTCGATGCTCGGGTTGAGCCCCTCGAACTCGGGGAGGTCGTTGAGCAGCGCGTCGCGGTAGCGGGCCTCGAGGTCGTCGAGGAGCGCGTCGACGGCGTCGATGTCGACGAGGTACCCGTACTCGCCGAGGGTCGGCCCCGAAAACCGCAGTTCGACCGTGAACTGGTGGCTGTGGACGACTCCCTCGGGGCCGGGGTCGGGGACTGTCAGGTAGTGCTGTGCGATGAACGATCTCGTGACGGTCAGTTCGTACCCGTCGTCGGCGTCGGTCCGTGTCATAGTAATTCGTGGTTCTCGTTGCATATCACTGGTAGGTCACCAGCAATCTTCCGTTGCGGGTCACCGGCACTCGTCCGTCGCATATCACCGATAGGTCAAAAGCACCTGCAGCACCCCGTCCCGGCGGTCGTCGAGGAGGCGGTACGCCTCCGACGCGTCGGCGAAGGGGAGCCGGTGGGTGACGAGCGAGGCGACGTCGAGTTCGCAGAGGCGATCGAGGGCGGTCGCCGCCCGCCGGTCCTTCGTCCACCGGCCGCGGGTCTCGGGGGCGAGCGTGCTCACCTGACTCGATTCGACGGAGATGCGGTCCCGGTGGAACGACGTGCCTAGGTCGAGCGTGGCCGGTTTCTCGCCGTACCACGATC from Halobellus limi includes the following:
- a CDS encoding 6-pyruvoyl trahydropterin synthase family protein: MTRTDADDGYELTVTRSFIAQHYLTVPDPGPEGVVHSHQFTVELRFSGPTLGEYGYLVDIDAVDALLDDLEARYRDALLNDLPEFEGLNPSIEHFARLFGDRVVEALADPNPTGLTVRIWEDDVSWASHSRRLGE